The Solanum pennellii chromosome 4, SPENNV200 genomic interval TACTGAGGAGTATTGTATTCTCCCTCCatttacttttacttgtcaCATTTGGAATTGGCAAGGcatgaagaaaataatgattgacGTTGGTTATTTACCACACTACCCCTATAAATTAATGTTTAGTATTAGGTGTGGGCAAGTGGTTTGGGGAATAAGTAATTAATGCCAAGGTAAAAcatggaaaaataattttttttttcttgatacgTTAAAAGTGACGAGGAAAAGTAAAAATCTATTTGGAtagtggacaagtaaaagtgcaGCAGTTTATAACTGTTCAGAGATGACTGGCAAACATCCTCTCCCATAGCTGCTGACAGTACGCTGCTGATTTTTAGGTTGTACTTTATAAGCTCTCTTTGGATTTTGCTGGGGCTAACGAAGGAAATGTAACCTCCGGAGTCATGAAGAAATGGGTTTATATTAGTCATGTGAGGGCCCACACACATGATGTGAAGGCCTTGACTATTGCTGTACCCATCAGTCGCGAAGGTCAGTTCATTTGTATCCTCTGATAGTAAAATTGATCCTTTGCCCCTTTTTCTAACTGAATTTTTAATTCTCGCAGAGTTGTCTTCGTACAGTCTGTTGGGTTTTGTTATTCTGTTCTATTGTTAATCGTCTTCATTTTCCTTTCAGATACCATAGTTGAACGGGACTTAAAGAGACCTCGATCTAGGTCAAAGCTCCTTGATTCCAGTTACCATAAATGGGCACATTTAGGTGTTCCGATGCTTATTTCGGGTGGTGATGACACTAAACTTTTTGCATACTCTGCGAGGGAGTTTACCAAGTTTTCTCCACATGATATTTGTCCTGTACCCCAGAGACCACATATACAACTTGCAgtaaatacaatatttaatcAGGCTGCGTTACTCTTAATCCAAGCTTCCTACTGGATTGATGTTTTGTTAGTTCGAGCTGTGTCTGGTGGAGCTGCTAAGACAGATCTGGTGGCCCGAGTTAAGTGTAAAGCTCCAAGGAAAATAACATGTAGTGCAGTTTCTCCTTCTGGCGCCCTTTTTGCTTTTTCTGATCATGTAAAATGCTGCCTTTTTGAGCTTAAGAGAATTGCTTCCAGTAAGAGTCCATGGGCAGTCAACAAAAGTCGTCTTCCTTTGGATCTGCCATTTGCCCATTCAATGGTTTTCAGTGCTGATTCTTCACGGTTGATGATAGCAGGGTGTGACAGAAGGGTCTATGTCAGTACTTTGTCCAGTTTAccttcttctcttttattttctactGTACTTTTAAATAGAAGTAAATGGACATTTTGAGTCTTACTGCACACTAAGTTGCAGGGAGTTAGCTTGCCATCTTCTCTTTGGCTTTACTAAGAAATTCATAGTAGCAAGTTTTAGCATAAGGATCGATAAACAAAGGTTTTAGGACAGTGGGGATCAATAAACAAAAGTTTTTGGACAGTAGGGATCGATAAACAAAAGTTTTAGGACAGTAGGGATCGATAAACAAAAGCTGTAGGAAGTAAGGTTCTCATGGTTAAGGATCATGACTATAGAACTAACCACCTTTGTGGCCGTTGAATCCCGCCTTCCTGAACTCTGACCACCTAACTTGTCATGGTTCTCCCTGGTGTTGCAATCCTACCACCAAACTGCATCATAGGATGTGATGGAGGAGATCTAGAAGCAGGAAGTGGGACTGTTGATGGTATGACATTGATAGCCTGTTGATAGGCAGTGGAAAGAGGCTGAGGGAGTGGGTAAACAGACAAAAGAAGGGGGAGCAGGTGTGAGTTGTGAGGATAAGGGAGAGGGGTCATAGTCAGCAGTTCTGAAGACCGACATCTTTGGGAGTGAATCTTATGACCATAGCTTGCAAGAATTGTTTGATATTTAAGCTACGGATAAATCTGAAAAACATTAAACTCGCTATTTTTATTTAGACTATGAATTTAATCTGAGCCATTTTCTGAAGTTTTAGCTTTGTCTCTAGGTGGTGGAGGCAGGAAGCTCAGAACTAGTTCATGTTTTTACACCTCGTCGTGAAGAGCATGTTGAAGAACTATTACCTGCTGAACCTCCCATAACTAGAATGTTCATCAGCATCGACGGGCAATGGCTAGCTACTATAAACTGCTTTGGAGAtgtgtatatatttaatttagagaCACAGAGGTACTAAcatgctttttatttttttaagacgTCTTCTCCATTTCCTTGGGACTCCTCAACTATCTAAGAGATCATTTACGATCCTTTGAACGATCATTTTGTATTCTCGTTTCTTTTGGGTCTGAATGAATTTTTTCATGGAGCAGGCAACATTGGTTTATATCAAGATTGGGTGGTCATTCGGTCACAGCTGGTGGTTTTAGTCCTCAAAATAGCAATGTGCTTATAGTATCAACTTCTTCGAACCAGGTATATGCCTTAGATGTTGAAGCTAAGCAGTTAGGGGAATGGTCGAATCATAATACATTTGCACTGCCAAGAAGATATCAAGAATTTCCCGGAGAAGTGATTGGGATTTCATTCCCACCGTCTTCCGCTTCTTCATCTGTCATTGCCTATAGTCCAAGGTtggttttactttttttttgacaGATCTGATCGTTTGtcttttgtatttataattgtgGTTACTATTATTACttgctttttaaaaatcaaagtcACTTTGGTCATAATGAAAATCAAAGTCACTTAGTAATTCCTATAGAGGTCTCATTATGGAGTTTACACTTCTTTGAGAGAAAAGTAAGCCCAAAGGTGGATAAGACTCTTTTCTTTTAGGCTAAAACTAAAAATACTCAGAGTTGAGATGCAATCTTTTACCTTGCATGACATGGTTCATTTGGCAGCTACCTCGTTTCTGAGTAGTCCAAAAGCATTTATAATGATGaacattttctttcctttttagctCTATTTGAGTATATTGACATGACCATGTGACCTTTAATTACATGTTCAAGTTTATCTTAGAAGCTTATTGAATGACCCGGAAAACATAGTATTTAGCAACTGTATATGGCTCTAAGTTTCACCAGCAATTATTAGTAGCTCTATGTTATTATCCCCTTTTATTTTGTGCAGGGGACTCACTTTTGTTCCAGCCAAGTACCATCTTGGTCTCTAGCTTTATTCTACTGATTATTTCGTAtttaatgatgataaaaagattATTGGTGGTTCTGTGTTTCTCAGTATTATACTGCATGCAACAACACTTGGTATTTTGCTCTGACAAATGAAAACATATCAATAGTCTGTTCCCTTTGGTCTCAGTTGAGATGTAATGTTTTATGTCAcgtcaaataacaaggaaataaAGTGTTAAATCTTCTATTATGTCTCCGTGTTCGATCACTGCAATAATGATATCTGCTAATAATCTAACCAACAGGGCAATGTGCTTGATTGACTTTGGGAAGCCAGTAGATGGTGATGATGAGGCTGAATTAGCCAATGGTCAAGATTTGGCTTCAAAGAAGCTATATAGCACTCTTGTGAATGAAAGTTTGAAGCGTAAGTTAAAGGGAAGTGACCTGGAGACGAAACTCAATGGTAGAAAGAATTTCGAGTTTCATGCCTTCAGAGACCCCGTCTTATTTGTTGGACATCTTTCAAAAACGTCCACCTTAATCATAGACAAACCTTGGATTCAAGTTGTTAAAAGTTTTGATACTACACCTGTTCACAGACATATTTTCGGGACATAACTTGTATCGTGCCAGGTggtttttgtttcattttactAGGGAAATTTAGCGGGGCGATTCAAGTCCATCTGCAGTGTTAGGTTTTTCTTTGTTGTCACTTGGGGAAAGTGGAGATGAAAGCATGTTGTGTAATGTATTCTTTTGATAGTCAAGGTAACctgtgaaatcaattttgaagttcaatatacatttattatttttatatacaagAGTTAAATGGATACAATCTGCTTGTTCTTTATCATAACGCCAGATTGATAAATAAGTTTGGAtgcatttaaaaatattgtatcaGTAACATTTATTCGTGATGTAGACGTTTCTGAAAGATGTCCAACAAATAAGCTGAAgtttatttaagaaatttatttttccttttttaacaGATAAGTCATATTCTTCGTTTTTaagaaatttgtttttaaaaatattttaatcaattaaatatggTTATAAGGGTGAATTTAGAATGTTGCTTATGACTTTTAGACTTTATATGAACTCAATGTAATTTATTCGaacctttaatatatataattgatgaaATGATCAAGGGTATgattggtatggaggaaaatattTGTCCTTGCTCATTGTTTCatgttcaaaaaattttgaaaattttagtaaaataaattttttgaaaatgacttTTTGGGGTGAAAACAAGGAAAATAAGTTTCACAAATGACATTTTATATTGATCATGTTCATGTCCTTGTTCACCACCCTCCAACACACTATTTTTACTATCACTCTTGACGGTTAAAAGGTGACATCACTGACGAAAAATCTTGCGTAAAAATTCTGGGTACACAACCATTGCACTCATCCATACCACCCTATAACCACAACTACCATAATATTTATCCAGATTACATATGAATATCTTAAAAGTATTactatttgtttatttttacttacgtaccaaacacaaaagaaaatatttatttttttataaaaaaaacatttttctttctaCCTAACCCCCAAACCCTTAAGTCAGTAAATGCAAATTCAATAGGTTTAGAAAGGGTGGCAAGAAAGGTTAGCTGAGTGCTCATTCCCCTCCTTATTTAGCATTTCTTTCTGATACAAACTTGTCAGTTACATATATTAGGCTGTTAGAGGGACCAAAGATGAGAAATTATATATTGTTTGGTCATTCATTGATTTGAAGTGTCTAATTCAACTGAtgcaatttttatattttagccACTATGACTATGGAAAGACCAATCCAACTATATACTGTCTTTGTCCAATTATTGAAATCCCAATTAATGATCAAGTTATCTATCATGAGGCAGCTTGGGTACAATCAGACTCGGAATTTAAAGTTCATGAATTTATCCTCAACTTAACATTAAAATCGAGTTTACCAAGATTATAATAAAGTACAAATGttcatttattcttaattaaaaagCTATAATCTTTGTTAGGTATATAATCACTTTGTTAGGGtgtgatttttatatatttttgaatgcCCAAATTGCTTTGCTACTATCACAAGCATTATATTGATGTGATTGCTTGTTTCCTTGTGCACATGCTACTTTGACCCTTATCAACATTAATGTAAATATTTGCTGAAAATATTTTGGCAGAGAGGGAATGGAATTATCGAAGGGGTTTCAACTGAATCAAAGActcttttatcaaaaataaaataaaatctattgtatatttcatacaaaaaatataaagtaaaatcACGTATAAGGATAGAAAGTTAGGAGGGTAAACATGTTGTCTTATACCTTACAAAAGTTGGTGTGTAGTACTAATTGTATCCTTGATAGTTCAAACTATATGTTCATTATGTATTTCGATTATCAGATGTTATTGTTATTTCTATAGACTTATACCTTCACGAGATGATGATGATCTACGTACTTGTGACTTGAGTTGAtggtcttttgaaaataatatctcTATATCCACGAGTTAATGATAAAGTCTTTGTACACTCTATTCTCTTCAAACTTCATTAAGTGAAATTTCATTGGATATATTATTTTACGTATCCTAATTATAATGTTGGTCATTTTCTAGTTAATATTGAGGATACTATATTTTAAGTTGTCTTGTCACATAAACAGCCTTAATTTTGGGT includes:
- the LOC107018225 gene encoding WD repeat-containing protein PCN, with product MLEVHRSSSVEWKPSPVVALATSVDDSQVAAAREDGSLEIWLVSPGSVGWHCQLTIHGNPNSRVSSLVWCRSGSGGAPAGRLLSSSIDGSVSEWDLFYLRQIALDSIDVAIWQMAVEPCSNSQLNQKQFPKHCENGHDNHRNSESSDSDSSESEDGDDSVELHEDHASDNSRIAFACDDGRVRIYVVDDDKNLTFKRSSPSVKGRTLSVTWSSDANRIFSGSSDGVIRCWNAEVTHEIYRISVGLGGLGSGSELCIWSLLALRCGTLVSADSTGSVQFWDTQHGTLVNALSNHKGDVNALAASPSHTRVFSAGSDGQVVLYKLSLDFAGANEGNVTSGVMKKWVYISHVRAHTHDVKALTIAVPISREDTIVERDLKRPRSRSKLLDSSYHKWAHLGVPMLISGGDDTKLFAYSAREFTKFSPHDICPVPQRPHIQLAVNTIFNQAALLLIQASYWIDVLLVRAVSGGAAKTDLVARVKCKAPRKITCSAVSPSGALFAFSDHVKCCLFELKRIASSKSPWAVNKSRLPLDLPFAHSMVFSADSSRLMIAGCDRRVYVVEAGSSELVHVFTPRREEHVEELLPAEPPITRMFISIDGQWLATINCFGDVYIFNLETQRQHWFISRLGGHSVTAGGFSPQNSNVLIVSTSSNQVYALDVEAKQLGEWSNHNTFALPRRYQEFPGEVIGISFPPSSASSSVIAYSPRAMCLIDFGKPVDGDDEAELANGQDLASKKLYSTLVNESLKRKLKGSDLETKLNGRKNFEFHAFRDPVLFVGHLSKTSTLIIDKPWIQVVKSFDTTPVHRHIFGT